One genomic window of Medicago truncatula cultivar Jemalong A17 chromosome 1, MtrunA17r5.0-ANR, whole genome shotgun sequence includes the following:
- the LOC25483867 gene encoding putative rRNA methylase YtqB, whose translation MLSLSFRFSCFTHSSSSHRRLLFLLPSPTISQCCFSVKPIKQNNGNNLQSSSSFSKGSPFSGLEDVFVSFLFGKKRATDVAHMVWKHVVQKGDTVIDATCGNGFDTLALLNLVADESHNGYVYALDIQKDALDKTSLLLEESLSSNEKQHVKLFNICHSKMEEVVQSNAFVRLVAFNLGYLPGGDKEIITRSETTLLALEAAKRILIPGGLISIVVYVGHPGGREELEVVETFAARLSVENWICCKLQMLNRPCAPIPIFLFRR comes from the exons ATGTTATCGTTGAGCTTTCGTTTCTCTTGTTTTacacattcttcttcttctcacagAAGACTCCTCTTCCTTCTTCCTTCTCCAACCATAAGTCAATGTTGCTTCTCTGTTAAAcccattaaacaaaataatggGAATAACCttcaatcttcttcttctttctccaaAGGTTCTCCCTTTTCAG GATTGGAGGATGTTTTTGTGAGCTTCCTATTTGGAAAGAAAAGGGCAACAGATGTTGCtcatat GGTATGGAAACATGTTGTCCAGAAAGGAGATACAGTCATTGATGCGACATGTGGCAACGGTTTTGACACCTTAGCATTGCTCAATTTGGTTGCTGATGAATCACATAATGGTTATGTGTACGCATTGGACATTCAGAAAGATGCTTTAGATAAGACTTCATTGTTGCTGGAAGAATCGCTTAGTTCCAATGAG AAACAACATGTCAAGCTCTTCAATATTTGCCATAGTAAAATGGAGGAAGTTGTTCAAAGCAATGCCTTCGTTAG GCTTGTTGCCTTCAACTTAGGTTATCTTCCGGGAGGTGACAAAGAAATAATAACAAGATCAGAAACAACATTACTGGCATTAGAAGCTGCAAAGAGAATTCTAATACCAGGAGGGCTTATTAGTATAGTGGTTTATGTCGGGCACCCTGGTGGACG GGAAGAATTGGAGGTTGTTGAAACTTTTGCTGCTAGATTGTCTGTTGAGAATTGGATCTGCTGCAAGCTACAAATGCTAAATCGGCCATGTGCTCCGATACCAATTTTCTTATTCCGAAGATAA